In Leifsonia sp. ZF2019, a genomic segment contains:
- a CDS encoding DUF4190 domain-containing protein: protein MTDPNAPAGPTDPDAQNGVVPPAEPVAPAAPEPTPAAAEPAPAAPAAPVPPAAPAYTPPQPQAPQQPYGQQPQAPQQPYGQQPQAPQQPYGQQPQQPYGQQPQQPYGQQPQQPYGQQQAPYGQQQPAPGYGAPAYGQPAPGYAQPYAAPSKSPILSILSLVGGIVGIVLNIAWGVGVLFGVAAVVLGFLGRSKEPQAKGFWLTGLILGFVSIAIAIIVWIGLAVLFASFSATYNTY from the coding sequence ATGACCGATCCGAACGCGCCCGCCGGCCCCACGGACCCCGACGCCCAGAACGGAGTGGTCCCGCCCGCGGAGCCCGTCGCCCCGGCTGCCCCTGAGCCCACGCCCGCCGCCGCAGAGCCCGCCCCGGCCGCACCCGCCGCTCCGGTTCCGCCCGCGGCACCCGCGTACACGCCTCCGCAGCCGCAGGCTCCGCAGCAGCCGTACGGCCAGCAGCCGCAGGCGCCGCAGCAGCCGTACGGCCAGCAGCCGCAGGCGCCGCAGCAGCCCTACGGCCAGCAGCCGCAGCAGCCGTACGGTCAGCAGCCGCAGCAGCCGTACGGTCAGCAGCCGCAGCAGCCGTACGGCCAGCAGCAGGCGCCGTACGGCCAGCAGCAGCCGGCTCCTGGCTACGGAGCGCCGGCCTACGGACAGCCGGCCCCCGGCTACGCCCAGCCCTACGCCGCGCCGTCCAAGTCGCCGATCCTGAGCATCCTGTCCCTCGTCGGCGGCATCGTCGGCATCGTGCTCAACATCGCATGGGGCGTCGGCGTGCTCTTCGGAGTCGCGGCGGTCGTCCTCGGCTTCCTCGGTCGCAGCAAGGAGCCGCAGGCGAAGGGGTTCTGGCTCACCGGCCTCATCCTCGGCTTCGTCAGCATCGCGATCGCGATCATCGTGTGGATCGGGCTGGCGGTCCTCTTCGCCAGCTTCAGCGCCACCTACAACACCTACTGA
- the tsaD gene encoding tRNA (adenosine(37)-N6)-threonylcarbamoyltransferase complex transferase subunit TsaD, whose amino-acid sequence MNRDEPLVLGIETSCDETGVGIVRGTTLLANTIASSMEEHARYGGVVPEVAARAHLEALTPTLRTAVADAGIDLADVDAIAVTSGPGLSGALMVGVGAAKALAVALDKPLYAVNHLVGHVGADLLDAAGGPGHPVELPTIALLVSGGHTSLLLVRDLVSDVELLGETIDDAAGEAFDKVARVLGLPYPGGPQIDRVAADGDPRAIRFPRGLTKPRDLERHRYDFSFSGLKTAVARWVEQRQDAGEEVPVPDVAASFREAVVDVLLSKAVAACRDHDVPRLLLGGGVVANARVRQLAAERTREAGIALRIPALSLCTDNGAMIAALGAQLVMAGHAPSEPTFAADSTLPVTEIQVAR is encoded by the coding sequence ATGAACCGCGACGAACCCCTGGTCCTCGGCATCGAGACCTCGTGCGACGAGACGGGCGTCGGGATCGTGCGGGGAACGACCCTGCTCGCGAACACGATCGCCTCGTCCATGGAGGAGCACGCGCGCTACGGCGGCGTCGTGCCCGAGGTCGCGGCGCGGGCGCACCTCGAGGCCCTCACGCCGACCCTCCGCACCGCCGTGGCCGATGCCGGCATCGACCTGGCCGATGTGGACGCCATCGCCGTCACGAGCGGGCCCGGCCTCTCCGGCGCGCTCATGGTCGGCGTCGGCGCAGCGAAGGCGCTCGCCGTTGCGCTCGACAAGCCCCTCTACGCGGTCAATCACCTCGTCGGTCACGTCGGGGCGGACCTGCTCGACGCAGCGGGTGGCCCCGGTCACCCGGTCGAGCTGCCGACGATCGCGTTGCTGGTCTCCGGCGGTCACACGTCCCTCCTGCTCGTCAGGGATCTGGTCTCCGACGTCGAGCTCCTCGGCGAGACCATCGACGACGCGGCGGGGGAGGCCTTCGACAAGGTGGCGCGCGTGCTGGGCCTGCCGTATCCCGGCGGTCCGCAGATCGACCGCGTCGCGGCGGACGGCGACCCGCGCGCCATCCGGTTCCCGCGCGGGCTGACCAAGCCGAGAGACCTCGAGCGCCATCGGTACGACTTCTCGTTCTCCGGGCTGAAGACGGCAGTCGCCCGCTGGGTCGAGCAGCGCCAGGACGCGGGCGAGGAGGTGCCGGTCCCCGATGTCGCCGCCTCTTTCCGCGAGGCCGTCGTCGACGTGCTGCTCAGCAAGGCGGTCGCGGCCTGCCGCGACCACGACGTGCCCCGGCTCCTGCTGGGCGGCGGGGTCGTCGCGAACGCGCGGGTGCGTCAGCTCGCGGCCGAACGCACGCGCGAAGCGGGCATCGCGCTCCGCATCCCCGCGCTCTCGCTCTGCACCGACAACGGCGCGATGATCGCGGCTCTCGGCGCCCAGCTCGTGATGGCGGGACACGCGCCGAGCGAGCCGACGTTCGCCGCCGACTCGACGCTTCCCGTCACCGAGATCCAGGTGGCACGCTGA
- the rimI gene encoding ribosomal protein S18-alanine N-acetyltransferase, translated as MTAWELRRATAADVPAIMELERSTFVTDAWSERTMRSEVAGEHGYYLVAFEPGEKSRIDAYAGLLAPRGAGEGDIQTIAVAPRARRRGLARALMNALIGEARSRGAQEIFLEVRDDNPGAQALYVSLGFEEIGVRPQYYQPDGVDAIVMRLAVPTPETTIA; from the coding sequence GTGACGGCCTGGGAGCTGCGCCGCGCGACGGCGGCCGACGTGCCGGCGATCATGGAGCTGGAGCGCTCGACGTTCGTCACCGACGCGTGGTCCGAGCGGACCATGCGGTCGGAGGTGGCGGGCGAGCACGGCTACTACCTGGTGGCTTTCGAGCCCGGGGAGAAGAGCCGCATCGATGCGTACGCCGGTCTGCTCGCGCCGCGCGGCGCCGGCGAGGGCGACATCCAGACCATCGCCGTGGCTCCGCGCGCACGACGACGCGGACTCGCCCGCGCGCTCATGAACGCCCTGATCGGGGAGGCCCGGTCGCGCGGCGCGCAGGAGATCTTCCTCGAGGTGCGGGACGACAATCCGGGCGCGCAAGCGCTGTACGTCTCGCTGGGTTTCGAGGAGATCGGCGTACGCCCGCAGTACTACCAGCCGGACGGTGTGGACGCGATCGTGATGCGTCTCGCCGTCCCGACCCCGGAGACGACGATCGCATGA
- the tsaB gene encoding tRNA (adenosine(37)-N6)-threonylcarbamoyltransferase complex dimerization subunit type 1 TsaB encodes MLLAIDTSSGTSVAVVDRDAGVLSEVVEADTMRHAEVVGTLIREALDIAGVPVSALSGVVAGMGPGPFTGLRVGIAAAKAFAVGAGRPLVPVVSHDAIAAEHFGSGGSGPLLVVTDARRRERYWTAYSGPDELGLPVRLDGPGLAKPDQLPHAEFVRVDADVVSAGRLGMIAEVRFANKRPFDPDEPLYLRSPDVTLSAGPKRVSA; translated from the coding sequence ATGCTCCTCGCCATCGACACCTCCTCCGGGACGAGCGTCGCCGTGGTCGACCGCGACGCCGGAGTGCTCTCCGAGGTCGTCGAGGCCGACACGATGCGCCATGCCGAGGTGGTCGGGACCCTCATCCGCGAAGCGCTGGACATCGCCGGGGTCCCGGTGTCCGCCCTCTCGGGCGTGGTCGCCGGGATGGGGCCCGGGCCGTTCACCGGCCTGCGGGTCGGGATCGCCGCGGCCAAGGCCTTCGCGGTCGGGGCGGGCCGCCCCCTCGTTCCCGTGGTCAGCCACGACGCCATCGCCGCCGAGCACTTCGGCTCCGGCGGTTCCGGACCGCTGCTCGTGGTGACGGACGCGCGGCGCCGCGAACGGTACTGGACCGCGTACAGCGGCCCCGACGAGCTGGGGCTCCCTGTGCGTCTGGACGGCCCCGGGCTGGCCAAGCCGGATCAGCTCCCGCACGCCGAGTTCGTCCGTGTCGACGCCGACGTCGTGAGCGCCGGCCGTCTCGGGATGATCGCCGAGGTCCGCTTCGCGAACAAGCGCCCCTTCGACCCCGACGAGCCGCTGTACCTGCGTTCGCCGGACGTGACCCTGTCCGCCGGTCCCAAGCGGGTGAGCGCGTGA
- a CDS encoding WXG100 family type VII secretion target — MPIAFHPERHESMLAALGRAADQIQAELDTLDREAALLRASWSGEAQRAYDTAHREWTAALAELHRALMDAARAADAAGARLARAEATVTARWS; from the coding sequence ATGCCCATCGCGTTCCATCCCGAGCGGCACGAATCGATGCTGGCCGCGCTGGGGCGGGCGGCGGACCAGATCCAGGCCGAACTGGACACGCTCGACCGCGAGGCCGCCCTCCTTCGCGCGAGCTGGTCGGGGGAGGCGCAGCGGGCGTACGACACGGCGCACCGGGAGTGGACGGCCGCGCTGGCCGAACTGCACCGGGCCCTGATGGACGCCGCCCGAGCGGCCGACGCCGCCGGTGCCCGGCTCGCCCGGGCCGAGGCGACGGTGACCGCGCGCTGGAGCTGA